A window from Citrus sinensis cultivar Valencia sweet orange chromosome 3, DVS_A1.0, whole genome shotgun sequence encodes these proteins:
- the LOC102621112 gene encoding uncharacterized protein LOC102621112, producing the protein MATSNDKLQKMELRQNYQNLWHTDLMHTVTQDPPYCCFSCICGPCVSYLLRKRALYNDMSRYVCCAGYMPCSGKCGESKCPEICLATEVFCCFANSVASTRFLLQDEFNIQTTACDNCIIGFMFCLSQLACIFSLVACIVGSDELQEASQILNLLADLVYCTVCACMQTQHKVEMDKRDGKFGPQPMAVPPHQQMSRIDQPYPATVGYPPQQQAYGYPPQGYPPPQGQGYPPPQGQGYPAGGYPPPAYNQGHYPPPTH; encoded by the exons ATGGCGACATCGAACGATAAATTGCAGAAGATGGAGCTCCGTCAAAATTACCAGAATCTCTGGCACACCGATCTCATGCATACCGTGACTCAAGATCCTCCCT ATTGCTGCTTTTCTTGTATCTG TGGACCATGTGTATCCTACTTGCTTCGGAAACGGGCGCTCTACAATGACATGTCCAG GTATGTTTGTTGTGCTGGTTATATGCCCTGTAGCGGCAAGTGTGGAGAAAGTAAATGCCCTGAAATCTGCCTCGCCACTGAG GTTTTTTGCTGCTTTGCCAATTCGGTGGCCTCTACGCGCTTTCTTTTGCAAGATGAATTTAACATCCAGACAACTGCCTGTGATAATTGCATCATT GGGTTTATGTTTTGCCTCAGCCAActtgcatgcatattttccttagTTGCATGCATCGTGGGAAGTGATGAACTTCAGGAGGCTTCACAGATACTGAATCTATTGGCTGATTTAGTTTATTGCAC GGTCTGTGCCTGCATGCAG ACACAGCACAAGGTTGAAATGGACAAAAGGGATGGTAAATTTGGTCCACAACCAATGGCGGTACCCCCTCATCAACAGATGTCTCGCATTGATCAGCCATATCCTGCGACGGTTGGATATCCACCTCAACAACAAGCATATGGTTATCCTCCTCAAGGCTATCCACCACCTCAGGGTCAGGGCTACCCACCACCCCAAGGTCAAGGCTATCCAGCTGGAGGTTATCCCCCGCCTGCATACAATCAAGGCCATTACCCACCTCCTACCCATTAA
- the LOC102620818 gene encoding brassinosteroid-responsive RING protein 1 translates to MGFPVVYSELIIPKLLLHTLSVLGFIRKLITILFTCLGLQDFLEPDIDAPDSARAAAPLRPLSVSALLIREILPVVKFSELVDPPDSCAVCLYEFEEQDEIRRLTNCRHIFHRGCLDRWMAYDQKTCPLCRTPFIPDDMQDSFNERLWAASGIPEFYDDDPPHFSQVTADL, encoded by the coding sequence aTGGGCTTTCCAGTAGTTTACTCAGAGCTCATCATCCCGAAACTTCTCCTCCACACGCTTTCCGTTCTGGGTTTCATCCGAAAACTAATCACAATCTTGTTTACGTGTCTGGGTCTTCAAGATTTTCTGGAACCGGACATTGACGCGCCGGACAGTGCACGCGCTGCTGCTCCACTTCGTCCTCTGTCGGTCTCTGCGCTTCTAATACGGGAAATCCTGCCGGTCGTCAAGTTCTCGGAGCTCGTTGACCCGCCCGACAGCTGTGCCGTTTGTCTTTATGAATTTGAAGAACAGGACGAGATCAGACGGCTCACAAACTGTCGGCATATCTTCCACCGGGGCTGTCTTGACCGTTGGATGGCTTATGACCAGAAGACGTGCCCTCTGTGTAGGACGCCGTTCATTCCCGACGATATGCAGGATTCCTTCAATGAGAGGCTGTGGGCTGCTTCTGGGATCCCTGAGTTTTACGACGACGATCCTCCCCATTTTTCTCAGGTCACTgcagatttataa